In Amycolatopsis sp. FBCC-B4732, the genomic stretch CCGTACACGATCGTCGTCTACCCGATCGTCCTGCTGCCGGCGCTGCGGATGTGGTCGGTTTCGCGGGTCCGCGGCTACGTGACCCCGGCCGACTTCGTGCGCGGCCGCTTCGGCTCGCCGATCCTCGCGCTGCTGGTGGCGATCACCGGCATCGTCGCGACCATGCCGTACATCGCGCTGCAGCTGGTCGGCCTCGAAGCCGTGCTGCGGACGATGGGCATCAACGGCTCCGGCATCGTCGGGCACCTGCCGCTGCTGATCGCCTTCGTCATCTTGGCGGTCTACACCTACCAGTCCGGCCTGCGGGCGCCCGCGCTGATCGCGTTCGTCAAGGACATCCTGATCTACATCGTCATCCTCGTGGCGATCATATACCTGCCCTCGAAGCTGGGCGGCTGGTCGCACATCTTCGACGCGGCGGCGAAGAAGCTCGGCACGCCGAACCCGACCACCGGCAAGCCGGCCGGCTCGATCCTGCTGACCGCCAACAACCAGCTGCAGTACGCCACGCTGGCGCTGGGTTCGGCGCTCGCGCTCTTCCTCTACCCGCACTCGCTGACCAGCGTCCTCGCCTCCCGCGGCCGCACCGTCATCAAGCGGAACATGGTCGCGCTCCCGGCGTACTCGCTGGTGCTCGGCCTGCTGGCGCTGCTCGGCTACGTCGCCATCACGGCGGGCGTGAAGCCGCTGACGAACGCGGCCACCGGCAAGCCGGACGGCAACACGATCGTCCCGGTGCTGTTCGACAACCAGTTCTCGTCCTGGTTCGCCGGCATCGCGTTCGCCGCGATCGGCATCGGCGCGCTGGTGCCCGCCGCGATCATGTCGATCGCCGCGGCGAACCTGTGGACCCGCAACATCTACAAGGAGTACATCCGCAAGAACGCGACCCCGGCCGACGAGGCCAAGCAGGCGAAGCTCGCTTCGCTGGTCGTGAAGCTCGGCGCGGTGGCCGTGATCATCCTGATCGACCCGCAGTTCTCGATCGACCTCCAGCTCATCGGCGGCGTGCTGATCCTGCAGACGCTCCCGGCCGTGGCGCTCGCGCTGTACACGCGCTGGTTCCACCGCTGGGGCCTGATCGCGGGCTGGGTCGTCGGCATCGGCTGGGGCCTGATCATGCTGTACGGCATCCCCAACCCGGCCAACGGAAAGCTCCACTTCGGCGGCTCGGCGCTGGCGCTGGGCAACATGTCGATCTTCGGCTGGCACCCGTTCTCGGGCTCCCTGGTCCAGATCTACGTCGGCTTCGTGGCCCTGATCGCCAACCTGGTGGTCGCGGCGATCGTCACGGTGATCGCCCGGCAGCTGAAGGTGTTCAACGGCACGGACGACACCAACCCGGCGGACTACCTGGCCGACGAGAACGACAAGGACCTGCGCCCGATCGGCGCTCACTGAGTCCGTTATGTCCTCTGTGGACGGACGAGCACCCGGGAAACGAGGTAGAGCACCACGCCGTTGAGCAGGTGCCAGAGGAAGTGCGTGCCGGCCGGGACGTAGTCGCAGACGTCCCGGTCGAGCGTGCGCAAGCTCAGCGAGAGCGCGAACACCGCCCCCGCCACGACGTAGTGCGTCCAGTACGCGTCGCGCGCGAAGGCGAGCACGGCGGCGAAGACGCCGAGTGCGATGAGGGCGGAGAGGTAGAGCCCGCCGCCGAACAACGCCGTACCGGCGGTCAGCGCGAGGAACGCCGGCGCGGCCACCCACCCCCACCGCCGGCTCCACCGGCGGCGGGCGAACACCACGACGTACACCAGCAGGAACACGAGGATCGCCCCCGAGTCCGCGACGGCCGCCCACCGCGTCGCGAGCAGGTGGAAGCCACTGCTCGCGACGAAGACGAGCCCGATCAACGCGGCGAGCACCCGCCCGGTCCGGTCCCCCTCGGCCAGCCGCCACACGAGCACGGCGGCGACGAGGAACGCGAGGTTGCTGAGACTGTTGAGCGGTTCTCCCCAGAGCCCGGGCCCGACGCGTTCGCAGTACCCGTCGACGTAGTCCGTCACGGGTCCAGCCAACCAGGAATCAGCCGCACGCAGCCAGCCGCTGCGCGAGAATCGTCGTCGCGGTCCGGCACCGGCGCGGTGTGGCACCACGCGATGACGGTCTCGATGTGGAACGCCGACAGCGCGGGCCTGGTGCAGGCCTGCCGTCGTCCGCTTCCGGAGTTTCCCCGGTGAGCAGCGGAAGTTAGCGTGAAGCCCATGAGCGAAGTGAGCCGGTTCCCGGTCGTGGAACTCGAAGACCTGCCCGACGACCTCCGTGCGCGCGTCGGCGCCATCGCGGAGAAGTCGGGCTTCGTGCCCAACATCTTCCGCGCCCTGGGCCACCGCCCCGCCGAGCTGCGCGCGTTCCTCGACTACCACGACGCCCTGATGGAACGCTCCGACGGACTCACCAAGGCCGAGCGCGAGCTGGTCGTCGTCGCCACCTCCGGCGCCAACCACTGCACCTACTGCGTGGTCGCGCACGGCGCCATCCTGCGCATCCGCGCCAAGGACCCCGAGCTGGCCGACCGCGTGTCGAGCAACCCGTGGCAGGTGGAGCTCGACGAACGCGGTCGCGCGATCGTCGACCTGGCCCTGGCGCTCGCCCAGGACTCCGCGCTGTTCGGCGAGGGCGATCTCGAAGCCGCGCGCAACGCGGGCCTGACCGACGACGAGATCTGGGACGTCGGCGCGATCACGGCGTTGTTCGCGATGTCGAACCGCCTCGCCCACCTGACGGCGCTGCGCCCCAACCCGGAGTTCTTCCTGCTCGGCCGCGTGCCGCGCTAGAACGTCAGGCGCCAGGTCTCGTCGGTCAGCTTCGGGCCCCAGTCGGCGAAATCCTCCTCGCGGACGAGCTCGAACCCGGCCGCGCGGTAGATCGAGCGCGCCGCCGTGAGGATGGAGACCGTCGAGAGCTCCATCCCGCGGTAGCCGTGCGCCCGCGCGAACTCGACGCACTCGGTGACCAGGCGCTTGCCGACGCCGTGGCCGCGGGCCGACGGCTCGAGCAGCAGCAACCGCAGCCTCGCCGTGTCCGCGTCCGGCCCGCGGGTGCACGCGATGCCGCCGACGCGCTCGCCGTCGAGCTCGGCGATCCAGAACGCCTGCCGCGGGTCGTCGCGGGTCTCGACGAAGTCGGCGACGATGCGCGCGACGAGCCCCTCGAACCGGTCGTCGAAGCCGTACTCCCGGCCGTAGAGCGAGCCGTGCCGTTCCACCACCCAGCCGAGGTCCCCCGGTCGTGGCGGACGCAGGACGAGCACCGGGTCCCGGCGGCGCTCGCCGACGAGGTCGCCGATCGTGCGCATCGCGGCCAGGAGGCGCTGCTGGTCTTCGTCGGCGAACCGGCCCAGCAGCCCGCCGATCCGGTCGGTCGAGCGCTGGTTGAGCACGGCGAACGCGGCCCGGCCGGCTTCCGTCGGGCGCACGAGCTGGCGGCGGGCGTCCTCCTCGGAGCGTTCCCGCGCGATCAGCCCCCGCGACTCGAGGCGGGCGAGCAGCCTACTCGCGTAGCCGGCGTCCAGGTCGAGGCGTTTCCGCAGGTCAGTGACCGGCAGTGGGTCCTGGTGGGTGAGTTCGAAGAGCACCCGGGCTTCCGGCAGCGAGTACTCGGCGTCCGCCGGGCCTTCGTCGAGCACCCCGATGACGCCGGTGTAGAGCCGGTTGAAAGCGCGGACCGCGGCCACCCGGTCGTTGTTCATTGACCACCTCAACAAGTTCGTTGACGAAGTCAATGATTACTCGACAGGTCCGCGGCGGCAAGTGACTTACCGGGGA encodes the following:
- a CDS encoding bifunctional helix-turn-helix transcriptional regulator/GNAT family N-acetyltransferase; this translates as MNNDRVAAVRAFNRLYTGVIGVLDEGPADAEYSLPEARVLFELTHQDPLPVTDLRKRLDLDAGYASRLLARLESRGLIARERSEEDARRQLVRPTEAGRAAFAVLNQRSTDRIGGLLGRFADEDQQRLLAAMRTIGDLVGERRRDPVLVLRPPRPGDLGWVVERHGSLYGREYGFDDRFEGLVARIVADFVETRDDPRQAFWIAELDGERVGGIACTRGPDADTARLRLLLLEPSARGHGVGKRLVTECVEFARAHGYRGMELSTVSILTAARSIYRAAGFELVREEDFADWGPKLTDETWRLTF
- the mctP gene encoding monocarboxylate uptake permease MctP, which translates into the protein MSNLQWPELIIFTILFALVTVLGFMAARWQRGGGLDHLDEWGLGGRKFGSWITWFLLGGDLYTAYTFVAVPALVFSAGALGLYALPYTIVVYPIVLLPALRMWSVSRVRGYVTPADFVRGRFGSPILALLVAITGIVATMPYIALQLVGLEAVLRTMGINGSGIVGHLPLLIAFVILAVYTYQSGLRAPALIAFVKDILIYIVILVAIIYLPSKLGGWSHIFDAAAKKLGTPNPTTGKPAGSILLTANNQLQYATLALGSALALFLYPHSLTSVLASRGRTVIKRNMVALPAYSLVLGLLALLGYVAITAGVKPLTNAATGKPDGNTIVPVLFDNQFSSWFAGIAFAAIGIGALVPAAIMSIAAANLWTRNIYKEYIRKNATPADEAKQAKLASLVVKLGAVAVIILIDPQFSIDLQLIGGVLILQTLPAVALALYTRWFHRWGLIAGWVVGIGWGLIMLYGIPNPANGKLHFGGSALALGNMSIFGWHPFSGSLVQIYVGFVALIANLVVAAIVTVIARQLKVFNGTDDTNPADYLADENDKDLRPIGAH
- a CDS encoding peroxidase-related enzyme (This protein belongs to a clade of uncharacterized proteins related to peroxidases such as the alkylhydroperoxidase AhpD.), with amino-acid sequence MSEVSRFPVVELEDLPDDLRARVGAIAEKSGFVPNIFRALGHRPAELRAFLDYHDALMERSDGLTKAERELVVVATSGANHCTYCVVAHGAILRIRAKDPELADRVSSNPWQVELDERGRAIVDLALALAQDSALFGEGDLEAARNAGLTDDEIWDVGAITALFAMSNRLAHLTALRPNPEFFLLGRVPR